Proteins from a genomic interval of Nostoc sp. TCL240-02:
- the menH gene encoding 2-succinyl-6-hydroxy-2,4-cyclohexadiene-1-carboxylate synthase yields MILNKYKFNYCININTNKPIILLLHGFMGSINEFDEAIKFLAEDFSYLILDLPGHGKTEVLGGYECYGMESTTQAIINLLDELKIDKCHLIGYSMGGRLALYLTLYFPERFIKVALESASPGLATEAERLERVRRDAQIAKKLSRSIIQTDFAAFLSNWYNQTIFGYIKNHPEYDRMIEIRLQNNPQELNKSLRFMGNGSQPSLWGKLQENKIHILLLAGEYDEKFISINTEMAQLCEFAQLKIIKNAGHNIHFENTLAFVENIKYFLSTAS; encoded by the coding sequence TTAACTATTGTATAAATATAAATACGAACAAACCTATAATTCTTTTGTTACATGGCTTCATGGGAAGCATTAATGAATTTGATGAAGCTATAAAATTTCTAGCAGAAGATTTTTCTTATCTTATCCTTGACTTACCAGGACATGGAAAAACCGAAGTTTTAGGAGGTTATGAATGCTATGGAATGGAATCCACCACTCAAGCAATAATCAATTTATTGGATGAATTAAAAATAGATAAATGCCACTTAATTGGTTATTCGATGGGCGGAAGATTAGCTTTATACTTAACTTTATATTTCCCAGAACGTTTTATTAAAGTTGCATTAGAATCAGCCTCCCCAGGTTTAGCAACAGAAGCAGAACGATTAGAACGAGTTAGACGTGATGCTCAAATAGCTAAAAAGTTAAGCAGAAGTATTATTCAAACTGATTTTGCTGCTTTTTTGTCAAATTGGTACAATCAAACAATTTTTGGTTATATAAAAAATCATCCAGAATACGATCGCATGATAGAAATTCGGTTGCAGAACAATCCGCAGGAATTAAATAAATCATTGCGCTTCATGGGGAATGGATCTCAACCTTCTTTGTGGGGGAAGCTACAAGAGAATAAAATTCATATACTCTTGCTAGCTGGTGAATATGATGAAAAATTTATATCTATTAATACAGAAATGGCTCAACTATGTGAATTTGCACAGCTAAAAATAATTAAAAATGCTGGACATAATATTCACTTTGAAAATACCTTGGCGTTTGTAGAAAATATCAAATATTTTCTGTCTACAGCAAGTTAA
- a CDS encoding glycoside hydrolase family protein, giving the protein MYLLQWYIGDLRSPSDPIFDNKQPPLVMKRGDPYIRALMRTISASEASGNRPYSVLYGGQQVNDLSRHPEICVMIITGPNTGNCSTAAGRYQIINITWYRLAPRYHPKPMQMMFWTAYSFEAEYQDIVVYRWLTDSKVWGTDLSQLLRQGKLNDVLRRLSSTWTSLGYGIETNSVSSSLPKVYQKMLQEELSAANQPIAPKLTPSSTPSNKPIKKS; this is encoded by the coding sequence GTGTATTTATTGCAATGGTATATTGGAGACTTGCGATCGCCTTCCGATCCCATCTTTGATAATAAACAGCCGCCTTTGGTGATGAAACGGGGCGATCCCTATATCCGCGCTTTAATGCGAACCATTTCGGCAAGTGAAGCCAGTGGGAACCGTCCCTATTCGGTTTTGTATGGTGGACAGCAAGTTAACGACCTTAGCCGACATCCTGAGATATGCGTCATGATTATCACAGGGCCAAATACAGGTAATTGTTCTACGGCTGCTGGGAGATATCAAATTATCAACATTACTTGGTATCGTTTAGCCCCCCGTTATCACCCAAAGCCGATGCAGATGATGTTTTGGACTGCTTATAGTTTTGAAGCAGAATATCAAGATATAGTGGTTTATCGTTGGTTAACTGATTCTAAAGTTTGGGGAACCGATCTTTCTCAACTGTTGCGTCAGGGAAAGTTAAATGATGTTTTGCGGCGACTTTCCTCCACCTGGACAAGTTTAGGATATGGGATAGAAACTAATTCTGTGAGTAGCTCTTTGCCTAAAGTTTATCAGAAAATGTTACAAGAGGAATTAAGCGCAGCTAATCAACCAATAGCGCCGAAATTGACACCATCATCAACTCCTTCTAATAAGCCGATAAAGAAGTCGTAA